From the Candidatus Sericytochromatia bacterium genome, one window contains:
- a CDS encoding phospholipase D-like domain-containing protein → MSSPSTGLQLHVMPDERDAFFLQSLASAKRSIKLQVYILTHAGVIDALIAAHQRGVEVKVLLEEKPYNPGNPGAPLPTNRAAAKRLTDAGVACRWTNPRFRYTHAKVVTLDETVSFVSTANFTKSGLNAEGKGAREYILEDRSPSDVAAIAALFEADWERRAYTPTDPDLVLSPDNSRTKLFELIRSARREVFLQVEVAGDPELDSVLAAKVKEGVKVRALLADLRRLAPSQDPVYRSNLDVARAWRAAGVEVLFQRKPHLHAKAIQVDGGTFYTGSVNFTSNSMNNNRELGVLVQAPELASALARALEQDFKGAEPLPATSEAPLAPALLAPLWPGLPL, encoded by the coding sequence ATGTCGTCACCGTCGACCGGGCTCCAACTGCACGTGATGCCAGATGAGCGGGATGCCTTTTTCCTGCAGTCTTTGGCGTCGGCCAAGCGCTCGATCAAACTGCAGGTTTACATCCTGACGCACGCGGGCGTGATCGACGCCTTGATTGCCGCCCACCAGCGCGGGGTCGAGGTCAAGGTGTTGTTGGAGGAGAAGCCCTACAACCCAGGCAATCCGGGGGCCCCGCTGCCCACCAATCGGGCCGCGGCCAAGCGCCTGACCGACGCTGGCGTGGCGTGTCGCTGGACCAATCCGCGCTTTCGTTACACCCACGCCAAGGTGGTCACGCTGGATGAGACGGTTTCGTTCGTCTCTACCGCCAACTTCACCAAAAGTGGCTTGAATGCCGAGGGAAAAGGGGCGCGGGAGTATATCCTGGAGGACCGCTCACCCTCTGACGTGGCGGCGATCGCCGCGTTGTTCGAGGCCGATTGGGAGCGGCGCGCCTATACGCCGACCGACCCGGACCTGGTGCTGAGCCCGGACAACAGCCGGACCAAGCTGTTCGAGCTGATTCGCTCGGCCCGGCGCGAGGTGTTTCTGCAGGTCGAGGTGGCGGGCGACCCGGAACTCGACAGCGTGCTGGCCGCGAAGGTCAAGGAAGGCGTCAAGGTGAGGGCCCTGCTGGCCGACCTGCGCCGGCTCGCTCCCTCTCAAGACCCCGTTTACCGATCGAACCTGGACGTGGCGCGGGCCTGGCGCGCGGCCGGGGTGGAGGTGCTCTTCCAGCGCAAGCCGCACTTGCACGCCAAGGCCATTCAGGTGGATGGTGGCACTTTCTATACAGGATCGGTCAACTTCACCAGCAATTCCATGAACAACAACCGGGAATTGGGGGTGCTGGTGCAGGCACCGGAGCTGGCCAGCGCGCTCGCCCGCGCCCTGGAACAGGATTTCAAGGGCGCCGAGCCCTTGCCGGCCACGTCTGAGGCTCCGCTCGCTCCGGCGCTGCTGGCTCCGCTCTGGCCCGGCTTGCCGCTCTGA
- a CDS encoding DUF3465 domain-containing protein, which yields MNRNPAFILTIALMLGLQGCGTASASWGVSASASALEALRKKKGHTQPPSRANKDWKVLNGTVTKLLPDDNLGNRHQHFLVSVQGRYIKVAHNLELAPKVPVAVGEPVEVKCEYIRSNPYDVAHWTHYDPKGGEGGYIKYRGRVYDRPSAN from the coding sequence ATGAACCGAAACCCGGCCTTTATTCTGACCATTGCCCTGATGCTCGGCCTGCAAGGCTGTGGAACGGCCAGCGCCAGCTGGGGCGTTTCCGCCTCGGCCTCGGCGCTGGAGGCCCTGCGGAAGAAGAAGGGGCACACGCAGCCCCCCTCGCGGGCGAACAAGGACTGGAAGGTCCTGAACGGGACGGTTACCAAGTTGCTCCCCGATGACAATCTGGGGAATCGTCACCAGCATTTCCTGGTGTCAGTGCAGGGCCGTTACATCAAGGTGGCCCATAACCTGGAACTGGCGCCCAAGGTGCCGGTGGCGGTCGGTGAGCCGGTGGAAGTGAAGTGCGAGTACATTCGCTCGAACCCCTACGACGTGGCGCACTGGACTCACTACGACCCCAAGGGGGGTGAGGGCGGCTACATCAAGTACCGGGGCCGCGTCTACGATCGCCCTTCGGCCAACTGA